TTTAAATTCATCCTAAAAAGCTTTGCATGCAAGGAGTCGGTATCAATGATTTGAGTTGCATATTATCAAGGTAATAGAAGATTTCAATATTCTAATGGGTAGCAAAATACTACTTCCTCATTCCAacagaattttctttttcatctgTTTTTACCTCGCACCTATGATAATGACGAAATTCAATACATAGAAAACTTATGTATCAGATAGAAAAAACTTCTGTGCTTTTAACTGGAATGATTTTGTATTACTACATTCTACAACTGTTTCGTTACTGAAGcgtaagtaatttaaaaaatgacctcCTCCCCACTCCTTTCGCAGCGTTACACTGACCAAAAATGCCCAGATATAATAGGgttaaatgattttatttcatCTAATTAGCCTCAAAATCTTTTAATTAATATAGGCCCGTCGTAAATATTAGTTTTCAACTAAATTCAGATGCTGTCCATTTCTTAGAAATTGATCAGAAATTTAATCTTTGACagcagtttttttgaaaaattaatcaTATGGTCATCTAAGTTTAGAAATTACAATAAGCTAACcccatgatttttttgttttacgctttcttttttttacgaaGCTATTAAAAATATTGCGTCAGCGTTGTTGATGACATGATTGATGACATGATCAGTTAGATTTTGACGCGGTGAAAAAATCTTTGAAAAGGTTCGTTTGCAAGTTCTGCGTTCCTGTTACAAGCAGAAGTATAAAAAATAGTGACGCCAGCGCAAACTTATACAGCCGTCCCAAAGTGCCTTTGTGATTTGCGTAGAAAAGGGTGCTTAATGTATAGATAACGATTTAACATATGAAGTAACGCATAGTTGTAGTGTCCTCGTCTACTCCACTGCATATGCTAGGGATATCAATTCGGACCAATAGcgcttttaaaaatactttgtaAAAAAGTGAAGCGCTTATTCGAGACAGGCGTTTATTCAAGCCATTACGGTATATAAAGTAAATGCAATTAGCTAATAATctcatgtttttttgtaaaggtTTTTATCAAGTTTTGCTAACTTAGAAGTTTTTTAGGAACAAACGGGAGAAAAATTTAGTGGTGGAATAAAATCTGGCTTGGAGATGACGACCTCTTTCAAACGGACTTAAGTAACATCTCAGTTTTCAGCATTGATAATTACTTAAAGCTTTTGCTGAAATTTAAACAAGTtgttttctaattattttataaagGCTGGCGGaacgaaaacattttattacaacattttgtttttatgtttgatGGAATCGAATTTGCGTATTTTGATCATACATTGTTGCTACAGTTCGATAGTTCATTTACTTGCATCTTCAAAATGGAACGTAAAGCAGCAATGGCAATAGTGGTTGTTTTAAACGAGTTAGTTGGTTCTGACGACAAAAAAAACACACGAGGAAAAACAAGGCAATGGGTTAAGAGAAGAAGGCAATTGATTTTATAATACCATTGTTTAAGAACTAAATATGGAGGACCGGTTTGGTTTCAAGGAGATTTTACGGATGGCCCTTACAGAAAAACATATTTCAACACACATCTTGACTAAATAGGCTCCCAATAAGTTAACCTCCAATCCTGATGGGTTTAAAAATTACAGTTGCTTTTGTATATAATAATTATTAacaattagtttttaaatacGGTTTGCAGTTTTTAGGTAAAGATTTAATGCAAACGCCATTAGAAGACGATATAGACAATAACACTTTACATGAACTTTCTCGTAGCCAATAGATATATTAAAATCGACCTTGACGACTTTCCATttcaattttgtatttttcaaatataatGCTGTAATTCTTGGCAGCTGCTTCTTCCTCGCTATCAGTTCCGTTTTGGAAATCTCCTCGCCTGTTATAATATTGTGAATGACGAGTAGGATCCGAATCAAAATCAATAATCGCGTgctgtaaaataaacaaattgagtcatggtactttttttgaaatGCTGAATACTAAAGTAATTGAGCTTAATGTACTTATTTCAAAAAAGGTTCAGTCATTCATGTTTACTTTGTGTCactgaataatataaatattatcacaTTAGAACTCTTAACAACACCTTTCGTGACGAAGGATATAATAGAGGACTATGCTTTTCTTCATGTTGTTTATTCTGAAATTTAAACGcatcaactttaaaaaaaaattacaaagttaCAGGCAAGGTTTGACAACACCTATTTTTAGTTATACTATCaactttttcttgtgttgtaTTCTTATCGGCAATCTTCTGTTTGACGTAGGGAAACTTGTGTTTCACGTTGGCAAACTTGTGTTTCACATTGGCAAACTTGTGTTTCACATTGGTGAACTTGTGTTTCACATTTGTAAACTTGTGTTTCACGTTGGCAAACTTGTGTTTCACATTAGAAAACTTGTGTTTCACATTGGCAAATTTGTGTTTGACGTAGGCAAACTTGTGTTTCACCCTGCCAAACTTGTGTTTCACATTGGCAAACTTGTGTTTCACGTTGGTAAACTTGTGTTTCAAGTCAATAAATTTGTATTTCACATTTGTAAACTTGTGTTTGACGTTGGCAAATTTGTCTTTCACATTGGCAAACTTGTGTTTGACGTTGGCAAACTTGTGTTTCACGTTGGAAAATTTGTGTTTCACTTTGacaatttatattttgcttTGCAATGACACGCTCAcgcttaaattttaaatttttttcaacaatacaTACCTCAGAAGATTTGCAGCATTCCCAAACACAGCGCAATAGAATTAGAACAGCAAAGCATCCAACAGCAAGGTGTATATCACCTATCTTCTCTGCCTcgcttaaaattaaaattgaaatgtaagaaaaaataaGATGAAGCGAATAACCTATCATTAATCAAAGAATCTACCAAAATATATTACTTTTCTTATCATCCTCGCacaaaactaaaattaaaatataataaagaaacaaaataacgcGAATAACCTTTCAATAATCAAAGAATCGGTGAAAGTATAAACTGCCTAGCtggtgcattttaaaaataataataataatttagaatATGTTAGCTATAATGTAACGAGTTAAAGTGAAAAAtcataatttacaaaataaatgttAGTATACCTAAGAAAATATACTGGACAAAAACAGTAACATCTTCCAAAGTATAAACATTTTTGCAGAAATTTTCAGAATCAAAGGAATCTAACCAGATCAGTTCTATTGGATTGATGCAATTAGTTACTTGATCTTTAACTATGGTTAGTTAAACTTGTATATAATAAGACGAAATTTGTACATTATTGATTTCTTGAAAATGGGTGCGTGAATACCCGAATCGTCGGAAACAATGTAGTTTTTTCTTCTTATCAATTTACTATCGCGGTGATTCTTCATCAGGTATAAGTAGTTACAAAGCTACCTAACAACAGTGAACAACAATGCATTTAAATTTGCGGTTCATCACGAAAAGGGTCAAAATACTGGGTTTCAATCCATTCTGGACAAAAATACTTGTCCCCACAATACTCTCCTATGAATTTTGTTTGTAATAAAAACTGAATGACATCTGGGTAATTTGGATTTTCTTAAGGCAGATTTAACCATGCCCTACCCGGAATTCTCTTTTGATAGCTTTTCATTGTTTTGGAGAATTTAGTTAACACTTGCAGTAGAAGAGTTCTGAATAACGTGGTTTAATGAAATAAACTTTGAATTGCGTCCCAAATAGTAAAACGGTATACGTGGAACAcctaccattttttttaaaaaaatacaataaaaataatgattttgtACATTTATGGAAATTTATGGTAatagctaaaaaaaatatatatataaatatttgttacatatcAGGAGAATTAAAAGTAGCAACCAAACAAGCAGAACAGTATTGGCAGCCATTTTTGATTCTTGTTTTCAACAACCTCTTTTCCAATCCAGCAACAAACTCTTTGTAAGTTGTTTAAGGCAGCTTTATTAATTTGAAATGCCAATGAAAGTTTTTGTATTAcgcaataaaaattttaacagaTTCTTATTATGGTACTCCCCATTGTACCTTATGTGTGAATGAAAATACAGCATGCAAAATATGTCAATTCCATTTGATTAAATCACCTCTACATAACTGCTAAACTAAAAAACACCCAggtgctttttttaaaattcacgtTAATAAAGAATTAGACTTAAAATTTATCTTCATAGGAATCGTTATCGTTAGAAATCTTTTCGCTGTCACACGTTTTTGTCTTATACACATGAATTCAAAATTATTGGAGTTTAAGTTTGGATTTTTTGAAtctttgaattgttttttttatttccaggaTCACAAACATTCATGTTTGCTTTTTGTAATTtactgtaaaaataaattaaaaatgctcaaaatttaagaacaaaattattcttatatataaaaaaagtgtaataaaaattgttttttataaaccatCATTTTTTTCAGTCAATTGCATTTTTGGACAATTGCATGGCGTACAACTGACCTAAAAGTCTGCCGCCTAACCCCGACTATATCAGGGTCCACGTTATCGGGGCTGATTTTTTACAAACtattctttcttatttttttatttttatttgttttagatTTGCAATGGAGAAACTGAAGATGTTGAATGAAACTAAAATAGGAGATGTGGTACATTTCAAAGTACCTGAAAGTAAAAGATTTGAAGACATACAGCTTTCTAAATTGACAGAATTAATTTTAGACCTACCGTCGTCAGATCtacgaaaaatgttacttcaaaCCGTTGACTGCAACATTTCACTCATCTTTCCTAGGAACCAATGTGCAGGTTTAGTTTTATTATAATCAAACATGTGCACCGTTCTACCTACAGTATATATCACTATTATGCCTTCTTCCCTTTATTGCTTACGTAAAGAAAAACCAAACTGATGAAGATAGTTGCAATGGGCAACATGACAATCAATTGGATTTGAAATAGTTTTTCATTAAGTGTGCACCGCCTTGATTCTTTTGTTCTAAACCATATCATTACTAATACAACACGCACTATCTTCTTAATAACGCACATTACAAGGGCATAAATGGTAAGTTGCTGGGACAATATGGAATTTTATGCAATCATGCATTGTGCGGGCCAATATATGATTTATTGTTTGCTAATCGGGCATAAACGATATTTGTAGGCCACTGAACAATGAATTAAGTTCTCCGATCGATTGGTAATTGTCTGAATTATTCAAGAGGCCAACACTggttctgattggcttagcgctcgACGGGGCGATAAAAAGTGGTATTTTCTGTTGTCAAAGAAAATGGTAGCTTATAATGTAAACAAGCACAAtaaagaaagtttcaagaaacaATGGAAATGATTATAACTAACTCCTTCAATATATTATTGAGAAAAACATTTCATAGGGTAGAAGCAAGTTTTGCTGTTGAGTAACCAGAATTTTTCTGGAAGCCTCTTTAACATAACTAGTTACTTATCTAGTTActgcattgtttataaacatcCGGTTTTGccaaatataataaatacagAAGAAATACGTCCTCTCTTATTTTCAGACTCAGTTCCCTTTTTGTGTTGTTACTCAATCAACAGAGCAACCGTCAATGGCCATGACATTTTTGGCTTGTTATTTCAAATATTTACTTCAATATTCGCTGTAACTTAATTTGAATTGCATTGTGCACATTCTTCTGTTAGTGTCGAACATAACGTCAGCAAAATCCTAAACAAcctatattttttcatttttctttctgcGTACTGGGCTTTACCGACTAGTTAGCGTAATAATATTCAATTTCTTTTGAATGCAGCGAACAATAATTGCAGAACGACGGATAAATAaacgaaaaagaaataaaaaggcGAAAAAGATGGAGAAAGAAAACTTTGATATTAGATAACCCATGTCATTTGTGACACTGTCAAGAGGTAAATCAATATCCGCGGACCTGAAATGACAACAACGCCCTCCAAATGAATATTATTGTTATATTAACACCGTACAGTAAGAACGTACatagtaaaaaattataaattcatTGTATTGGGTATGCACTTTTCATCTTAAAATCCGCATCAAATACCATTAAGATCCGACGAAGCTTTTTCCCGGATACTTTGTTTTTGCCAATCGGGGAGTTTAAAGTAGCTTTGACAACTTTTGTTTTGCCATATGAATCTTCTATGCTTTCATAATCTCTTGCAGCCAATCTAAAATATCTTCGTAGTTTCGACCTACTTGACGTCAAAAACTGGCCTTTTTTAGTGCTTTTACTGGAACGATGCTCTTCTTCGATATGATTCCAGTTGATTCCTTTTTGGAAATCTCCcctttctaaatattttttaaaatacgcatCCTTGTCATATGGTTGTAAATGACGACTAGTATCCGAATCAAAATCAATAATCACGTGCTGTGTAACctgtaaaataaatgaattaagtCATGGTAATTTGTTTGAAATGCTGAATACTAAAGTAAATAAGTATAAGCATAATATTACAACGAATTGAAaggcttttaaatattttaggtaCTTTATTCCAAAAAAGGTTCAGTCATTTATGTTTACTTTGTGTCactgaataatataaataaatataaataaataatataaatatcacATTATATAAATTCGAGTGTCAATGTTCGAAATCATTGTTGGCTTATCATTTTTCATTTAAATcagaaagttaaaaattatcCAATTAGATCACACTAAATAAAGTATTTATCTTTCAGGACTTAATTGACTTTTCCTAATTGTATACACATGTAAATATAATAAGATAATTTAGTAACAAAAATTACCTTTTGTGACGAAGGATATATTGAAGTACTATGCTTTTCTTCATGTTGTGCATTCTAAAATTTAAACGCACTCATTTATAGTAAAAATATAGATCGAGTTAGTCTATAGTATAAAGTTGCGGAAATAGTGCCTGTAGGTAGACGAGTTATCGCGTTTTTTTCTTAGAAATATGGAATGTGTAATAGAACGAAAGTGACAATGAGGCCTCGCAAGTTGCTTATAtgcaaatattttaatacttaTCTAAAATTTAGGACGAAAATAATTTCGTGAgtaaaaatatgtcgttgacaACTTGGGAAGCGGAGATACCTAACCCGGAATGCCtgtaatgtttttgttgttgtcagtTGATAATTACCGGACGCAAAAGGAGGCATAAAGGCGGGAAACTTCGATCATAATTCTTTAATGGAATTTCAGGAAATGTTCTTGCAGACTTTGATGTAAACAAGGGTGTTCGAATCGGGAAATTTTGATCCGTTTTGTGTTTTTCGATGGAATAGGCTTTGGGTTAAGTGAAATGCGCGATATATTTCTCGACCTATTTCTTGCAGCGTTGTAGGTCTTCATTGGTCTCGAGATGTTGAGTTTGGAGTAATACAATGTATAACAATGTATACCATGGACTGGGGTGGTAAAATATTTT
Above is a window of Hydractinia symbiolongicarpus strain clone_291-10 chromosome 3, HSymV2.1, whole genome shotgun sequence DNA encoding:
- the LOC130636483 gene encoding uncharacterized protein LOC130636483 → MKNHRDSKLIRRKNYIVSDDSGIHAPIFKKSIIEAEKIGDIHLAVGCFAVLILLRCVWECCKSSENKQHEEKHSPLLYPSSRKHAIIDFDSDPTRHSQYYNRRGDFQNGTDSEEEAAAKNYSIIFEKYKIEMESRQGRF
- the LOC130636482 gene encoding uncharacterized protein LOC130636482, which translates into the protein MAARILLFVLLLTISISPVLCGEDEMSIYPIFVVCIFGVFCVVLACFKLVQNAQHEEKQSAPLYSSSQKNAQHEEKHSTSIYPSSQKVTQHVIIDFDSDTSRHLQPYDKDAYFKKYLERGDFQKGINWNHIEEEHRSSKSTKKGQFLTSSRSKLRRYFRLAARDYESIEDSYGKTKVVKATLNSPIGKNKVSGKKLRRILMVFDADFKMKSAYPIQ